The following proteins are encoded in a genomic region of Burkholderia gladioli:
- a CDS encoding GH92 family glycosyl hydrolase produces the protein MNRFTTLAATLAVACAVSACGGDDGGSGGAASILAARPSASAADTTNLDDNRSLSLTQYVDPLIGTLASNSPNPVPAGQAGSVEPAAGLPSGMVQWAPDTNTTPAPNDSKEPGSPAGYYYDINSIQGFSVTHMPGAGCGGNNGEFPVMPTTDFTQLVPTFSHANETAKPGYYSVLLDSQIKVELTATLRTGFGQFTYPAGKPALLVLDATRTNTKTSTTGSITQVSDSVISGSTVGGGFCGNSVPVPVYFYAAFDRPFTSAAISHGVAQLGFRSGLTVKMKIGISYVSVANAKANLDAENRGWDFDGVRTQADSTWNDRLNAIRVAGGTADAKKKFYTALYHALWAPSIFSDVNGQYIGFDNTVHQVAKGQQAQYSSFSGWDIYRSLIQLKSILDPSETSDMIQSLVNDADQCGAIPHWVNDNVEDGVMPGDAGSLIVSSAYAFGARRFDTQSALQHMVKMANIPGTACNNVTTNGGRASYLQTGYITSGEWGQASSTLEYSSSDFAISRFAGELGDTATQRMLLGRSAYWQNLLNTSLTPPLIAGRQSNGAWIPETPSSGDNYVEGNAEQYTWMVPYNAAGLFAQLGGNSTVTSRLDQFFTVLNAGLSLPNFYMGNEPTFEVPWLYNWAAQPSGTQRVVQQIMATAFGTGPDGLPGNDDLGAVSGWYVWGALGLYPQIPGVAGLAIGSPQFPQIDVRLGNGRTWRIRAAGAPNSSYVRSLSIDGRAHDTAWVAYDDIANGATLHFSMGSSPSQWGSQKQPPSFGVPVAINAADSYNNRGFSADGATNSDGQGADFDGSLFSYSLNALAAAGVQPGKPFAVAGASVAVAGGPLTLDNTVTVGQTVMLPPGSVGTGVVVLGSANNGPSNGTAQLNFADGSSQAVTLSFDDWTLNGGGASPRSTVAVTMAYRNSASGQQDNVKTYIFAQKIPVPLGKVVTSITLPRQVSAGKMHVFGIGMTNS, from the coding sequence ATGAATCGATTCACGACGCTCGCAGCCACACTGGCCGTGGCCTGCGCAGTGAGCGCGTGTGGGGGAGACGACGGCGGCAGCGGTGGCGCCGCCTCGATACTGGCGGCGCGTCCGTCAGCCTCCGCGGCCGACACGACCAACCTCGACGACAACCGCAGCCTGTCCCTGACCCAGTACGTCGATCCGCTGATCGGCACGCTGGCCAGCAATTCGCCGAACCCCGTGCCGGCCGGGCAGGCCGGCAGTGTCGAGCCGGCCGCCGGCCTGCCTTCGGGCATGGTGCAGTGGGCGCCCGACACCAACACCACGCCGGCGCCGAACGACAGCAAGGAGCCGGGCTCGCCGGCCGGCTACTACTACGACATCAACTCGATCCAGGGCTTCAGCGTGACGCACATGCCGGGTGCCGGCTGCGGCGGCAACAACGGCGAATTCCCGGTGATGCCCACCACCGACTTCACCCAGCTGGTACCCACCTTCAGTCATGCGAACGAAACGGCCAAGCCGGGCTACTACTCGGTGCTGCTCGATTCGCAGATCAAGGTGGAGCTGACCGCCACCCTGCGCACCGGCTTCGGCCAGTTCACCTACCCGGCCGGCAAGCCCGCGCTGCTGGTGCTGGACGCCACGCGCACCAACACCAAGACCTCCACCACCGGCTCGATCACGCAGGTGTCCGACAGCGTGATCTCGGGCAGCACGGTGGGCGGCGGCTTCTGCGGCAACTCGGTGCCGGTGCCGGTCTACTTCTATGCGGCCTTCGACCGGCCCTTCACCTCGGCCGCGATCTCGCACGGCGTGGCCCAGCTCGGCTTCCGCTCGGGCCTGACGGTGAAGATGAAGATCGGCATCTCCTACGTCAGCGTCGCCAACGCGAAGGCCAACCTCGACGCGGAAAATCGCGGCTGGGACTTCGACGGTGTGCGCACGCAGGCCGACAGCACCTGGAACGACCGCCTCAACGCGATCCGCGTGGCGGGCGGCACCGCCGACGCGAAGAAGAAGTTCTACACGGCGCTCTATCACGCGCTGTGGGCGCCCAGCATCTTCAGCGACGTGAACGGCCAGTACATCGGCTTCGACAATACCGTGCACCAGGTCGCCAAGGGCCAGCAGGCACAGTATTCGTCGTTCTCGGGCTGGGACATCTACCGCTCGCTGATCCAATTGAAGTCGATCCTCGACCCGTCGGAAACCAGCGACATGATCCAGTCGCTCGTCAACGACGCGGACCAGTGCGGCGCGATCCCGCATTGGGTCAACGACAACGTCGAGGACGGCGTGATGCCGGGCGATGCCGGTTCGCTGATCGTCTCCAGCGCCTATGCCTTCGGCGCGCGGCGCTTCGATACGCAATCGGCCCTGCAGCACATGGTGAAGATGGCGAACATCCCCGGCACCGCCTGCAACAACGTCACCACCAACGGCGGCCGCGCCAGCTACCTGCAGACCGGCTACATCACCAGCGGCGAGTGGGGGCAGGCTTCGTCGACGCTCGAATACTCGAGCAGCGACTTCGCGATCTCGCGCTTCGCCGGCGAACTGGGCGACACCGCCACGCAGCGCATGCTGCTGGGCCGCTCGGCCTACTGGCAGAACCTGCTCAACACCTCGCTCACGCCGCCGCTGATCGCGGGCCGCCAGTCGAACGGCGCCTGGATCCCGGAAACGCCGAGCAGCGGCGACAACTACGTGGAGGGCAATGCCGAGCAGTACACCTGGATGGTGCCGTACAACGCGGCGGGCCTGTTCGCGCAGCTCGGCGGCAACAGCACGGTGACGTCCCGGCTCGACCAGTTCTTCACGGTGCTCAACGCCGGCCTGAGCCTGCCCAATTTCTACATGGGCAACGAGCCGACCTTCGAGGTGCCCTGGCTCTATAACTGGGCGGCGCAGCCTTCGGGCACGCAGCGCGTGGTGCAGCAGATCATGGCCACCGCGTTCGGCACCGGCCCCGACGGCCTGCCGGGCAACGACGACCTCGGCGCCGTGTCGGGCTGGTATGTGTGGGGGGCGCTCGGCCTGTACCCGCAGATCCCGGGCGTGGCGGGCCTGGCGATCGGCAGCCCGCAGTTCCCGCAGATCGACGTGCGGCTCGGCAACGGCCGCACCTGGCGGATCCGCGCGGCGGGCGCGCCGAACTCGAGCTACGTGCGTTCGCTGTCGATCGACGGCCGTGCCCACGACACCGCCTGGGTCGCCTACGACGACATCGCCAACGGCGCCACCCTGCACTTCTCGATGGGCAGCTCGCCCTCGCAATGGGGCAGCCAGAAGCAGCCGCCGTCGTTTGGCGTGCCGGTGGCGATCAACGCGGCCGACAGCTACAACAACCGCGGCTTCAGCGCGGACGGCGCGACCAACAGCGACGGCCAGGGCGCGGACTTCGACGGCAGCCTGTTCAGCTACTCGCTCAATGCGCTGGCGGCGGCGGGCGTGCAGCCGGGCAAGCCGTTCGCGGTGGCCGGCGCCAGCGTGGCGGTGGCGGGCGGCCCGCTCACGCTCGACAACACCGTCACCGTCGGGCAGACCGTGATGCTGCCGCCGGGCTCGGTGGGCACCGGCGTGGTGGTGCTCGGCTCGGCCAACAACGGCCCGAGCAACGGCACAGCGCAGCTGAACTTCGCGGACGGCTCGAGCCAGGCGGTCACGCTGAGCTTCGACGACTGGACCCTGAACGGCGGCGGCGCGAGCCCCCGCTCGACGGTGGCCGTCACGATGGCCTATCGCAACTCGGCCAGCGGCCAGCAGGACAACGTGAAGACCTACATCTTCGCGCAGAAGATTCCGGTGCCGCTGGGCAAGGTGGTGACCAGCATCACGCTGCCGCGCCAGGTCAGCGCCGGCAAGATGCACGTGTTCGGGATCGGCATGACGAACTCGTGA
- a CDS encoding glycoside hydrolase family 3 C-terminal domain-containing protein, whose product MQVRLWSAAAVAAFAFAGAHAAGAPDIINFPPTPSSLDVVGSIAAQIRADALLRKMTLDEKLQLIHSQYEMSAVPGGGAGYIQGVPRLGIPDLNMADSSTGSGSTSQPSTTFPATIAVAASWDRQLSNAYGRQVAQQLRAQGFGMGLGGGTNLAREPRGGRLFEYLGEDPQLAGDLLAERTDGTQREKVIATIKHYAGNEQEHGRQGGNTQIDERTLREIYLLPFEIAAKRARPGSVMCSYNRLNGDYACENTYLLSTVLKNDWGFEGQVQSDWGAAHSTAKSINAGLDEEEDVGATVYLTPAAVKQAIANGSVSTVRLDDMVRRKLYTMIRLGLVDHPAKSGTVDFAAGNAFAQKAAEQSMVLLKNEGNQLPLVASALKRIAVIGGHADAAVLSGGGSGNTRDPVTGSFAGCGGLQFGSSTGCGWWHNPWLKLDTPIVAAIQQLAPGAQVSFAGNSDQQQPFRAYTQQEIDSAAALAKQSDVAIVVVAQPAGEDFGDLQSLSLANPSNQDALVSAVAAANPRTVVVVESGNPVLMPWKDNVSAIVEAWFPGDGGGKAIANLLFGQVNPSGKLPVTFPARDQDTPTWGSNGSFDPNPVYSEKLDMGYRWYDAKNIDPMFEFGFGLSYTQFAYSGLSVLRLPGNLLDVSFTVRNSGRVAGAEIPQVYLGVPYKDEPPRRLVGWDKVRLNPGESRRVNVIVTPRMQSVWDEAQGKWRYVPGSSVYVGASSRDIRLQQR is encoded by the coding sequence ATGCAGGTCAGACTCTGGTCGGCCGCCGCCGTGGCGGCGTTCGCGTTCGCCGGTGCCCATGCGGCCGGCGCCCCCGACATCATCAACTTCCCGCCCACGCCGTCGAGCCTCGACGTGGTCGGTTCGATCGCCGCGCAAATCCGGGCCGACGCGCTCCTGCGCAAGATGACGCTCGATGAAAAACTGCAGCTGATTCATTCGCAGTACGAGATGAGCGCGGTGCCCGGCGGCGGCGCCGGTTATATCCAGGGCGTGCCGCGCCTGGGCATCCCCGACCTGAACATGGCCGATTCCTCGACCGGCTCGGGCAGCACCTCGCAACCCAGCACCACCTTCCCGGCCACCATCGCGGTGGCCGCCAGCTGGGACCGCCAGCTCTCCAATGCCTATGGCCGGCAGGTCGCGCAGCAGTTGCGCGCGCAAGGATTCGGCATGGGCCTGGGCGGCGGCACCAACCTCGCGCGCGAGCCGCGCGGCGGGCGCCTGTTCGAGTATCTCGGCGAGGATCCGCAGCTCGCCGGCGACCTGCTGGCCGAGCGCACCGACGGCACGCAGCGCGAAAAAGTGATCGCAACCATCAAGCATTACGCCGGCAACGAGCAGGAACACGGCCGGCAGGGCGGCAACACGCAGATCGACGAGCGCACGCTGCGCGAGATCTACCTGCTGCCCTTCGAGATCGCCGCCAAGCGCGCGCGTCCCGGCAGCGTGATGTGCTCGTACAACCGCCTGAACGGCGACTACGCCTGCGAGAACACCTACCTGCTGTCCACCGTGCTGAAGAACGACTGGGGCTTCGAAGGCCAGGTCCAGTCCGACTGGGGCGCGGCGCACAGCACGGCGAAGTCGATCAACGCCGGGCTCGACGAGGAAGAGGACGTCGGCGCCACCGTCTACCTGACGCCGGCCGCCGTCAAGCAGGCGATCGCGAACGGCTCGGTGTCCACCGTGCGGCTCGACGACATGGTGCGGCGCAAGCTCTACACCATGATCCGGCTCGGTCTGGTCGATCATCCCGCCAAGAGCGGCACGGTCGATTTCGCGGCCGGCAACGCCTTCGCGCAGAAGGCCGCCGAGCAGTCGATGGTGCTGCTGAAGAACGAGGGCAACCAGTTGCCGCTGGTCGCCTCGGCGCTCAAGCGGATCGCCGTGATCGGCGGCCATGCCGACGCGGCGGTACTCTCGGGCGGCGGCTCGGGCAACACGCGCGACCCGGTGACGGGCTCGTTCGCCGGCTGCGGCGGCCTGCAGTTCGGCAGCTCGACGGGCTGCGGCTGGTGGCACAACCCCTGGCTCAAGCTCGATACGCCGATCGTCGCCGCGATCCAGCAGCTCGCGCCGGGCGCGCAGGTCAGCTTCGCCGGCAACAGCGACCAGCAACAACCGTTCCGCGCCTACACGCAGCAGGAGATCGACTCGGCCGCGGCGCTCGCCAAGCAGTCCGACGTGGCGATCGTGGTGGTCGCGCAGCCGGCCGGCGAGGACTTCGGCGACCTGCAGAGCCTTTCGCTCGCCAATCCGTCGAACCAGGATGCGCTGGTCTCGGCGGTGGCGGCCGCCAACCCGCGCACGGTGGTGGTGGTCGAGAGCGGCAACCCGGTGCTGATGCCGTGGAAGGACAATGTCTCGGCGATCGTCGAGGCCTGGTTCCCGGGCGACGGCGGCGGCAAGGCGATCGCCAACCTGCTGTTCGGCCAGGTCAATCCGTCCGGCAAGCTGCCGGTGACCTTCCCGGCGCGCGACCAGGACACGCCGACCTGGGGCAGCAACGGCAGCTTCGATCCGAATCCCGTCTACAGCGAGAAGCTCGACATGGGCTATCGCTGGTATGACGCGAAGAACATCGACCCGATGTTCGAATTCGGCTTCGGGCTCTCGTACACGCAATTCGCGTACTCGGGCCTGTCGGTGCTGCGCCTGCCGGGCAACCTGCTCGACGTGAGCTTCACGGTCCGCAACAGCGGCCGCGTGGCCGGCGCCGAGATTCCGCAGGTCTACCTGGGCGTGCCGTACAAGGACGAGCCGCCGCGCCGCCTGGTCGGCTGGGACAAGGTTCGCCTGAATCCGGGCGAGTCGCGCCGCGTCAATGTGATCGTCACGCCGCGCATGCAGAGCGTGTGGGACGAGGCGCAGGGCAAGTGGCGCTATGTGCCGGGCAGCAGCGTGTATGTGGGCGCGTCGTCACGCGATATCCGACTGCAACAGCGCTGA
- a CDS encoding H-NS family nucleoid-associated regulatory protein, with protein MSNNLNVLEEQLRELDRQIAEAKTEGKRGLLSTLKDQVEQYGITEDELLRAAGFREPAKMRRAAPAKYYDPSSGNSWSGRGPRPKWLQGKELDDYLIDRAPKPWWPGED; from the coding sequence ATGAGCAATAACCTCAACGTTCTCGAAGAGCAGCTGCGTGAACTCGACCGCCAGATCGCCGAGGCCAAGACCGAAGGCAAGCGTGGCCTGCTTTCGACTCTCAAGGATCAGGTAGAGCAATACGGCATTACCGAAGACGAATTGCTGCGTGCGGCCGGTTTCCGCGAGCCGGCGAAAATGCGTCGCGCCGCGCCCGCCAAATACTACGACCCGTCCTCGGGTAATTCGTGGTCGGGCCGCGGCCCGCGCCCGAAGTGGCTGCAAGGCAAGGAACTCGACGATTACCTGATCGACCGCGCGCCGAAACCCTGGTGGCCGGGCGAGGACTGA
- a CDS encoding DUF1800 domain-containing protein — translation MNVPPRFTAAAIALNRFGLGARADDSAPADPQAWLLDQFARYEARPAAWAETPGAVALATRFGEQRNEFRAASAAEAASMPPAPSPAARLAAASSATPGATQNPAQAARQALNQMIRREGVAVYRDAVDARVESALSTPTPFVERLVHFWANHFAVSVDKGQVAGLAGAFELEAIRPHVLGRFEDLLVAAEQHPAMQLFLDQTRSVGPDSRAAMRADARDPAHKRGLNENLAREIMELHTLGVRSGYTQADVTEFARALTGWSVAGVRGPQPNDAPPGSFVFRPALHEPGTRTVLGRRYDQDGEAQALAILGDLARAPATGRHLAFQLARHFVADDPPAALTERLAQAFERSGGDLPTVYRALVEAPEAWSPRAAKFKTPWDWTLSSLRGLGWTSLDGLKAAPLLTQLGQPVWRPGSPAGYDDIAASWAAPDALVRRVEVAQRLAARTGDRVDARQLGNTLFDGTLGETTATAVSRAESSTTALALLLVSPDFQRR, via the coding sequence ATGAACGTTCCGCCCCGCTTCACCGCCGCCGCGATCGCGCTGAACCGCTTCGGCCTCGGCGCGCGCGCCGACGACAGCGCCCCCGCCGATCCGCAAGCCTGGCTGCTCGACCAGTTCGCGCGTTATGAAGCGCGCCCGGCGGCCTGGGCCGAGACGCCAGGCGCGGTCGCGCTGGCGACACGCTTCGGCGAGCAGCGCAACGAATTTCGCGCCGCCAGTGCCGCCGAGGCCGCTTCCATGCCGCCCGCGCCATCACCGGCCGCCAGGCTAGCGGCGGCCTCGTCGGCCACACCCGGCGCGACGCAAAACCCCGCGCAGGCAGCACGCCAGGCCCTCAACCAGATGATTCGCCGCGAGGGCGTGGCGGTCTATCGCGATGCCGTCGATGCGCGCGTCGAGAGCGCGCTGAGCACGCCGACGCCCTTCGTCGAACGGCTGGTGCACTTCTGGGCCAATCATTTCGCGGTGTCGGTGGACAAGGGGCAGGTGGCCGGGCTGGCCGGCGCCTTCGAGCTGGAGGCGATCCGCCCGCACGTGCTCGGCCGTTTCGAGGACCTGCTGGTGGCGGCCGAGCAGCATCCCGCCATGCAGCTGTTCCTGGACCAGACGCGCTCGGTCGGCCCCGACAGCCGCGCCGCCATGCGCGCCGACGCGCGCGACCCGGCCCACAAGCGCGGACTCAACGAAAACCTCGCGCGCGAGATCATGGAACTGCACACGCTCGGCGTGCGCAGCGGCTACACCCAGGCCGACGTCACCGAATTCGCGCGCGCGCTGACCGGCTGGAGCGTGGCCGGCGTGCGCGGCCCGCAGCCCAACGACGCGCCGCCGGGCAGCTTCGTGTTCCGCCCGGCGCTGCACGAGCCCGGCACGCGCACCGTGCTCGGCCGCCGCTACGATCAGGATGGCGAAGCACAGGCGCTCGCGATCCTCGGCGACCTCGCCCGCGCGCCCGCCACGGGGCGCCACCTGGCCTTCCAACTGGCCCGTCATTTCGTTGCCGACGATCCGCCCGCCGCGCTGACCGAGCGGCTCGCGCAAGCCTTCGAGCGCAGCGGCGGCGACCTGCCGACCGTCTATCGCGCGCTGGTCGAGGCGCCCGAGGCCTGGTCGCCGCGCGCCGCCAAGTTCAAGACGCCCTGGGACTGGACGCTCTCCTCGCTGCGCGGGCTCGGCTGGACCTCGCTCGACGGCCTCAAGGCCGCCCCGCTGCTGACCCAGCTCGGCCAACCCGTGTGGCGCCCCGGCTCGCCCGCCGGCTACGACGATATCGCCGCGAGCTGGGCCGCGCCCGACGCGCTGGTGCGCCGCGTCGAGGTCGCGCAGCGCCTGGCCGCGCGCACCGGCGATCGCGTCGACGCGCGCCAGCTCGGCAACACGCTGTTCGACGGCACGCTGGGCGAAACCACCGCCACCGCCGTGTCGCGCGCCGAAAGTTCCACCACCGCGCTGGCGCTGCTGCTCGTCTCGCCCGACTTCCAACGGAGGTAA
- a CDS encoding DUF1501 domain-containing protein, which translates to MLPSRRRFLGTVAAGAGTLLIAPRLAFANVASDRRFVFVIQRGAADGLNILAPYAEPDYARLRGELAIDPAKATRLDGSFALHPSLVQTARMYQGGQALFVHAIASPYRDRSHFDGQNVLETGGLSPYQVKDGWLNRLVAMLPTTRENAIALAPTVPAALRGPARVTSYAPSGLPGAPDDLLTRVSALYEQDAQLGPLWTSAMQARGLAHDAGARQDPASVGKLAASFLARDDGPRIAMIETGGWDTHSAQNARLANVLKGLDAMLASLRDGLGPVWNDTTVLVATEFGRTAAANGTGGTDHGQGSVAMLLGGAVAGGRVIADWPGLRQADLYEGRDLKPTASLDALIAGAAAETLRLDPQRATAALFERPAASRPMTGLVHA; encoded by the coding sequence ATGCTGCCTTCCCGCCGCCGATTCCTCGGCACCGTCGCCGCCGGTGCCGGCACCCTGCTGATCGCGCCGCGGCTCGCGTTCGCCAACGTCGCCAGCGATCGCCGCTTCGTGTTCGTGATCCAGCGCGGCGCGGCCGACGGACTCAATATCCTGGCGCCCTACGCCGAGCCCGACTACGCCCGGCTGCGCGGCGAGCTCGCGATCGACCCCGCCAAGGCCACGCGCCTGGACGGCAGCTTCGCGCTGCATCCCTCGCTGGTGCAGACGGCGCGGATGTATCAGGGCGGCCAGGCGCTGTTCGTCCACGCGATTGCCTCGCCCTATCGCGACCGCTCGCATTTCGACGGCCAGAACGTGCTGGAGACGGGCGGCCTGTCGCCCTACCAGGTCAAGGACGGCTGGCTGAACCGGCTCGTTGCGATGCTGCCGACCACGCGCGAGAACGCGATCGCGCTGGCGCCCACCGTGCCCGCCGCGCTGCGCGGGCCGGCCCGCGTGACCTCCTATGCTCCCTCGGGCCTGCCCGGCGCGCCGGACGATCTGCTCACGCGTGTCTCCGCGCTCTACGAGCAGGACGCGCAGCTCGGGCCTTTATGGACCTCGGCGATGCAGGCACGCGGCCTGGCGCACGACGCCGGCGCGCGGCAGGACCCGGCCAGCGTCGGCAAGCTGGCGGCGAGCTTCCTCGCGCGCGACGACGGCCCGCGCATCGCCATGATCGAGACCGGCGGCTGGGACACGCACAGCGCGCAGAACGCGCGCCTCGCCAACGTGCTGAAGGGGCTGGACGCGATGCTGGCCTCGCTGCGCGACGGGCTGGGCCCGGTCTGGAACGACACCACCGTGCTGGTGGCCACCGAGTTCGGCCGCACCGCCGCCGCCAACGGCACCGGCGGCACCGATCACGGCCAGGGCTCGGTGGCGATGCTGCTCGGCGGCGCCGTGGCCGGCGGCCGCGTGATCGCCGACTGGCCCGGCCTGCGCCAGGCCGATCTCTACGAAGGCCGCGACCTCAAGCCGACCGCCTCGCTCGACGCGCTGATCGCCGGCGCCGCCGCCGAGACGCTGCGCCTCGATCCGCAACGCGCCACCGCGGCGCTGTTCGAGCGCCCGGCCGCGAGCCGACCGATGACGGGCCTGGTTCACGCCTGA
- a CDS encoding YXWGXW repeat-containing protein, whose translation MTIRSKTVAAFTASLCAALLSACVVEPVRPPQPEPRVEVIPAAPAPGYHWVKGHYRWEGNHWEWVPGHWKAVY comes from the coding sequence ATGACGATCCGATCCAAAACCGTCGCCGCCTTCACCGCCAGCCTGTGCGCGGCCCTGCTTTCGGCCTGCGTGGTCGAGCCCGTTCGGCCGCCCCAGCCGGAACCGCGCGTGGAGGTGATACCGGCCGCGCCGGCGCCCGGTTATCACTGGGTGAAGGGGCATTACCGCTGGGAAGGCAATCACTGGGAATGGGTCCCGGGACATTGGAAGGCCGTTTACTGA
- a CDS encoding NAD(P)H-binding protein produces the protein MKLLLLGATGLVGSRALKLALDSRAFSQVVAPTRTPLPPNAKLLNPVVARLDDWVPALASQQFDAVVCALGTTQAKAGSNAAFIHVDYQLPLVFAKAAHAAGVPAFAIVTAMGASASSRFFYPRTKGEVERDIQAIGFRSLTICRPSLIDGPRNESRQAEGAALKLVRLLAPVLPRKWRVNPADSIAAALLDAVLAAQPGCRWIHSRDMN, from the coding sequence ATGAAGCTGTTGCTGCTGGGTGCCACCGGCCTGGTGGGAAGCCGGGCCTTGAAGCTCGCGCTCGATAGCCGCGCGTTCTCCCAAGTCGTCGCCCCGACGCGAACGCCGCTGCCGCCCAACGCAAAACTGCTGAACCCGGTCGTGGCCCGCCTCGACGACTGGGTGCCGGCGCTGGCATCGCAGCAGTTCGATGCCGTCGTCTGCGCGCTGGGCACCACCCAGGCCAAGGCCGGCTCGAATGCCGCCTTCATTCATGTGGACTACCAACTGCCGCTGGTCTTCGCCAAGGCCGCGCATGCCGCGGGCGTCCCGGCCTTCGCGATCGTCACGGCGATGGGCGCGTCGGCGAGCTCCCGATTCTTCTATCCGAGAACCAAGGGCGAGGTGGAACGCGATATCCAGGCGATCGGCTTTCGCTCGCTGACGATCTGCCGGCCCAGCCTGATCGACGGGCCGCGCAACGAGAGCCGGCAAGCGGAAGGCGCGGCGCTGAAGCTGGTCCGACTCCTGGCGCCCGTGCTGCCGAGGAAATGGCGCGTGAATCCCGCCGATTCCATCGCCGCCGCGTTGCTCGACGCGGTGCTCGCCGCGCAACCGGGTTGCCGCTGGATCCATTCGCGGGACATGAACTGA
- a CDS encoding FAD-dependent monooxygenase produces MHDHPLDSHDVVIAGAGPVGLFLACELRLFKLSVLVLERARAPQAPLKRLPFGLRGLSVATLEAFHRRGLLDELLAAQQARDASDKPAPAPHWAGKSHQPGGHFAGIQFHHDAIDGSRWPYRLPSPAGEGMAVELEMLETVLARRAVAMGAEIRRGHEVDRLLAGKDSVSVRAGGESFRGRWLVGCDGGRSTVRKLAGIAFAGTDPEFTGYSVEAELRDPRALRPGRHYTPHGMYTFTPPGTIAMVDFDGGACHRGQPITLEHAQTVLRRVSGIDVELTRLLLASTWTDRAYQARTYRQGRVLLAGDAAHIHSPLGGQGLNLGIGDAMNLAWKLASTMRGGTPEAMLDSYQAERHPVGAGILDWSRAQVALMRPTASTRALAAIMRDLAATDDGAAYLAERVWGLSLRYPLGDGHPLMGCSLPEFELGDGTLAGSLLRDGKGLFLDFERDPQRLAEVRRWQGRVACVASEARDSLGLRAVLVRPDGFVAWATDSPSDAAGLSQSLGQWFGEPGDTDDL; encoded by the coding sequence ATGCACGATCACCCCCTCGATTCTCATGATGTCGTCATCGCGGGCGCGGGCCCCGTCGGGCTGTTTCTCGCCTGCGAACTGCGCCTGTTCAAGCTTTCCGTGCTGGTGCTGGAGCGCGCGCGAGCCCCGCAAGCGCCGCTGAAACGCCTGCCGTTCGGGCTGCGCGGCCTGTCGGTCGCCACGCTCGAAGCCTTCCATCGGCGAGGCCTGCTAGACGAGCTGCTGGCCGCGCAACAGGCGCGCGACGCGTCGGACAAGCCCGCCCCGGCTCCGCATTGGGCCGGCAAGTCGCACCAGCCCGGCGGCCACTTCGCCGGCATCCAGTTCCATCACGACGCGATCGACGGCTCGCGCTGGCCGTATCGGCTGCCGAGCCCGGCCGGCGAAGGCATGGCCGTCGAACTGGAGATGCTGGAGACCGTGCTGGCTCGGCGGGCCGTCGCGATGGGCGCCGAGATCCGGCGCGGCCACGAAGTCGATCGCCTGCTCGCCGGCAAGGACAGCGTGAGCGTTCGCGCTGGCGGCGAGAGTTTTCGCGGGCGCTGGCTGGTCGGTTGCGATGGCGGGCGCAGCACGGTTCGCAAGCTGGCCGGCATCGCCTTCGCCGGCACCGATCCCGAGTTCACCGGCTATTCGGTCGAAGCGGAGCTGCGCGATCCCCGAGCGCTGCGCCCCGGGCGGCATTACACGCCCCATGGCATGTACACCTTCACGCCGCCCGGCACCATCGCGATGGTGGACTTCGACGGCGGCGCTTGCCATCGAGGCCAACCGATCACGCTCGAGCATGCGCAAACCGTGCTGCGCCGCGTATCGGGTATCGACGTCGAACTGACTCGCCTGCTGCTCGCCAGCACCTGGACCGATCGCGCCTACCAGGCACGCACGTATCGCCAGGGGCGCGTTCTGCTTGCCGGCGATGCCGCGCATATTCACTCGCCGCTGGGCGGGCAGGGACTCAATCTCGGCATCGGCGATGCGATGAACCTGGCGTGGAAGCTGGCCTCGACGATGCGCGGCGGCACACCCGAAGCGATGCTCGATAGCTATCAAGCGGAGCGGCATCCGGTGGGCGCAGGCATTCTCGACTGGTCGCGCGCGCAGGTGGCCTTGATGCGGCCGACGGCAAGCACGCGCGCCCTGGCGGCCATCATGCGCGACCTGGCGGCGACGGATGACGGCGCCGCGTACCTTGCCGAGCGCGTATGGGGTTTATCGTTGCGCTACCCGCTTGGCGATGGACACCCCTTGATGGGATGCAGCCTGCCGGAGTTCGAACTGGGCGACGGGACGCTGGCCGGTAGCCTGCTGCGCGACGGCAAGGGCTTGTTCCTCGATTTCGAGCGCGATCCGCAACGGCTGGCCGAGGTGCGTCGCTGGCAAGGGCGCGTGGCCTGTGTCGCGAGCGAAGCGAGGGATTCGCTGGGGCTGCGCGCGGTACTGGTACGGCCTGACGGGTTCGTTGCATGGGCAACCGACTCGCCGTCGGACGCAGCGGGACTTTCACAATCCCTCGGCCAGTGGTTCGGCGAGCCAGGCGATACAGACGACCTGTGA